AAGCTGGATCAAGCGCAAACGGGGTGTGCTTTCACTTGCTTGCGCGCAACGGGACGGGAGGGATTCGTGGGAAGCAGTCAGACGGATGGGGGCTACGGGCTGAATGTCACACCGACGGGCTTGGCCGAGCAGCGCCTTCTCTTGGGCGATCAGATCGACCAGGCGATCGCGCGCGTTCTGGCGCATGGGCAGTTTATCCTTGGCCCGGAGGTGACCCAGCTTGAGCAGCGGTTGGCCGATTTCTGTGGCGCGCGCCATTGCGTCACTTGCGCCAGCGGCACGGACGCGCTCCAGCTCCTGCTGATGGCAGAAGGCGTCGGTCCGGGCGATGCCGTATTCGTGCCCGCCTTTTCCTTCGTGGCGACCGCCGAGATCGTGCCGCTCGTCGGCGCCGTACCGATTTTCGTGGATGTCAGCGCGGACAGCTTCAACATGGACCCGTCGAGCCTCGAGGCGGCGATTGGTCTGGCGACGCGCCTCGGACTACGGCCGCGCTGCGTGATCGCTGTCGATCTGTTCGGACAGCCCGCAGACTATGACGCCATAGACGCCGTGGCCGCACCCCACGGCCTGACCGTGATCGCCGACGCCGCTCAGAGCTTCGGCGCCAGCCGCCACGGCCGCGCGGTCGGCACACTCGGCCATCACACGGCCACAAGTTTCTACCCGACCAAACCGCTGAGCTGCTACGGCGACGGCGGCGCGATCTTCACGGACGATGATCACGTCGCTGATCTGCTGCGTTCGTTGCGGGTCCACGGGCAGGGACGATCCAAGAACGACAATATCCGGGTCGGGTTGAACAGTCGGCTCGATACCATCCAGGCGGCAATCCTGCTGGCGAAACTCGACCTGTTCCCCCAGGAAATCCTGGAACGGCAGGCCAGGGCCCGCCGCTATAGCGAAGGACTTGGCGATATCCTGCGGGTGCCCGAGGTGCAAGAGGGCGCGAGCTCCGTTTGGGCACAATATACACTGGTGCTGCAGGACCGGGACGAGCTGGCGGCGCTGTGCCGGCAGGCGGGCATACCCGCAGCCGTTTACTACCCCGTGCCGCTCCATGCCCAGCCAGGCTATCGGCGCTTCCCCGCCACGCCCACCGGCCTCACGAATGCGGAGTGGCTTGCCAAACACGTCATCAGCCTGCCGATCCATCCCTATCTCGATGCTGAGACGCAGGACGCGATCATGCAGACTGTTCGCAGGGGGCTCCAAGCCGTCGGGAAACTCTCTCTGGATGCACAGTATGCCTGACACCCGGTCTCAGGGACCATCGCCAATGGCAGATCCTATCCGCGTTGCCGTCGTGGGGGCCGGCTATTTCGGGCGCTTCCATGCGAAGCATTACGCCGCCGCGCCGCGAGCGAAACTCGTAGCCGTCGTCGATACCGACGAAGCGCGCGCCCGAACGGTGGCGGCAGAAGCGGGCTGCGAGTATTTCTGCGACTATCACAGTCTCGTCGGGCGCGTGGACGCGGTCAGTGTCGCGGCGCCCACGCCGGCGCACTTCCAGATCGCGAGGGACCTGATGGCGGCCGGCCTCCACGTTTTCGTCGAAAAGCCGCTGACCGATAGCGTGGAGAGCGCCAGTACGCTGGCTGAACTCGCCGAGTCGCAGGGTCGGGTGCTGCAGGTCGGTCACGTTGAGCGCTACTCAGCGGCTTTCCGCGCCCTGGCGAAACGCGTCACGCGCCCGCTGTACATAGAAAGTTACCGTATCGCGCCCTGGCGGGAGCGCGGGGTCGAGGTGGACGTGATCCTCGACCTCATGATCCACGACATCGACATCGTCATGGGGCTTGTCGGCTCGCCCGTCACGCAGGTGGAAGCTGTCGGGACGCCCGTTCTGAGCGGGACGACCGATCTGGCGAACGCGCGGCTCGTTTTCGAGTCCGGGTGCGTCGCCAACATCACAGCGAGCCGGGTGAGCTACAAGACGGAGCGGCGCGTCCGTGTGTTTCAGCCCAACCAGTACGTGATCTGCGACATGGCCGAGGGGCGCATATTTCAATATCAGCTTCGCGGCAACCCGGCCGTCGAGGGGCCGGCGGCGATCGCGAGCGACTCCGTCGAGATCCCGAAAGAAGACAGCCTGGCCAACGAGATCAGCGAATTCCTCGACTGCGTCGCCACGGGGCGCCGGCCGACGGTGGATGGCCGCGCCGGATGCGAGGCGGTGCGCGTGGCGGGCATGATCAACGCGAGCATCGGTGCGCATCACGAGGCCGCGCTGGCGCTATCAGAGGTTTGATCGGCCGGCGTCCGGGTTTGGGACTGATCCTGCGTCTGCGCCCCGAGAAATCGAAGGCCAGCAGATGAAGCGCACAATCTTGGAAGGGCGTTGGTGGCAAAAACAAACCCGGGGACCATCCGCCTGATGAACCCCGGGTCCGGACTTGGTAACGGCGGCATTTGCGGGGTCAATCTAGAGACCCAGAACGACCAGAAAAGTAAGGGCCACGACGAAAGCCATACCCACCTGATTGAAAGCCGGCTGTTCGGCCCACCATCCAACGAACTTCATTTCCCAGCTCCTCTTCATGGAAATTGACAGGACCATCCTGTCCCGACCTTCGTGGATATGGTTCGACCGACAAGCAAGCGGAATGGCTGCATATCTCTTATGCGGTAACAGCGACGATCACGCTGGAGCTGGACGCAGGTGGAAAAGAGACGCACCTCGCAGCGGCCTTTATAGCCGGAGGCTTTGATCCCACGCGCTTTTTCTGTTGGGCGAACGGACTTTGCCCGAACCGCTGCGGTCAGCCGTTCGGAGCGCAGCGCGGGGCGCCTTCATGCCACACCACGGTGCAACGCGTTAAAGCGCGCTGAGCGGCCGGCAAGCTGACGGCGCAACCCCACGGACCGCTCTATTCAGGGCACCCCGTCCGCCCTCGCCAAGGGACAGAACTGGACATGGCGATCCGCAGGCATCGGCCGCCCGCCAAAGCGTTGCCGAACGCGCCCTGCCCGATCGGCCGATCCGTATCGCCGGATCGGCCCCCGGTACAGTTCATGGACTGGAGATTGCCCCCAACCACTGCGAAGCTGGCAATTCCGTCCCGAGAGACGGCCGCCAAAAAAGCAAATAAGGGAGGACGGACTATGAGAAGAATCGCGACCGCCAGCATCGCCCTGGCGCTGACCGCGACGGCAGCCAGCGCGCAATCCGACGAGGCGAAGATCAAGGAAGCACTGAGCGCTGCCCCGCCCCAACTCCGCGACGAGGTCACGGTGCGCGATCTTGACGGAACGCTCCTGCGTCAAGGCGAGAGCAACTATGTCTGTATGCCCGGCCCGCAGGGCTTCGCCGGGCCGATGTGCCTGGATGAACCGTGGAGACAATGGTTCGAGGCCTACCAGAACCAGAAGGACTTCACCCCGGAGCGGATCGGCATTTCATACATGCTCGCCGGGGACGCACCCGGCGGCGGCGCGAGCAACAGTGCACCCTATGACAAGAAACCGACGCCGAATAACGACTGGGTCGTTGAGGGGCCACACGTGATGATCATCGTGCCTGACGACTCGATCCTTGAGGGCCTGCCCGTCACGCCGGACACGAACGGTCCCTATGTCATGTGGCCGGGCACGCCCTATGCTCACATAATGCTGCCCGTGGACCAGCGCCCCGAGCAGCGTCCGGTCAAGTAAATCGACCGAGCAGAGAGCCGCGAGCCGGGTGTTTCATGGAAATTCCCGGCTCCGGCTTTGCGGGGATCGTGCGTGCCGCGCCAGGGAACCGCATCGCTCCCTGCTGCGCGCGGCGCCCGCGACCCCTCTTCAAGAACGGATCTGCGCGGCACCCGGAATTTTGGACGGAGGTGATGGACCGGCAGGCTCGCAATACCCGCATCGTTGCACGACCTCCGTCATTCGCTGACATCCCGCGCAGTCTTGCGCTCAGGTGAACGCCCGCAGAAGCAGCCCGTACAACCCAAGGTGGCCAGACGCCGGCCAGCCTAAGCCGGCTGCCGCGCGTCCGCGCCGACACGCCCGCGGCGAAGCCGAACGCTCACACGCTCGCCCGCGACCAGAAGCGTCGGCGTCAGGATCAGCGTCAGGATGGTCGCGAAGACGAGCCCCCCGGCAATGGCGGCTGAGAGTTGCGTCCACCACTGTGTCGACGGCGCACCAAAGGCGATCTCGCGGCCGATCATGTCAACGTTCATCGCCAGCACCATCGGCATCAGCCCCAGCACCGTCGTGATGACCGTGAGCACCACCGGCCGCAGACGCTGAGCGCCAGTACGCAGCGCAGCTTCCAGCGGGTCGAGCCGGGCCCGGCGCCGCAGATCGTTGTAGGTGTCGATCAGCACGATATTGTTGTTCACGACGATGCCGGCCAGCGCGATCACGCCGATCCCCGCCATCACGACGCCGAAGGGCTCGCCCCGGATCAGCAGCCCGAGCAACACGCCGGCCGTGGACAGCACGATCGCGCTCATGACGAGAAGCGCCTGGAAGATGCTGTTGAACTGGGTGACGAGCAGGATCAGCATCAGACCGACCGCGGCGATAAACGCCTTGACCAGAAAGTCCATCGTCTCGGCGATGTCCTCGTTCTCGCCTTTGAAGGTCGCCTCGGTGCCGCGCGGCAGGGAAACCTCCGCCAGCGCCGCCTGCAGCTTCTGCACCTGGGTGTCAACGAGCAGTCCTTCCGCCACATCGGCTTCGACGGTCATCACGCGCTCGGCATCGACCCGGTCGATCGTTCCGGTTTTCGGCGCGGGCTCGAAGCGCACGAAATTGCCGATCGGGACCTGCCCGTTTGCCGTCGGGACCGTGAGCTGGTCGAGCTGTTCGAGGCTGCGCGCGCCGAAGGGGAAGC
This portion of the Dichotomicrobium thermohalophilum genome encodes:
- a CDS encoding DegT/DnrJ/EryC1/StrS family aminotransferase, yielding MGSSQTDGGYGLNVTPTGLAEQRLLLGDQIDQAIARVLAHGQFILGPEVTQLEQRLADFCGARHCVTCASGTDALQLLLMAEGVGPGDAVFVPAFSFVATAEIVPLVGAVPIFVDVSADSFNMDPSSLEAAIGLATRLGLRPRCVIAVDLFGQPADYDAIDAVAAPHGLTVIADAAQSFGASRHGRAVGTLGHHTATSFYPTKPLSCYGDGGAIFTDDDHVADLLRSLRVHGQGRSKNDNIRVGLNSRLDTIQAAILLAKLDLFPQEILERQARARRYSEGLGDILRVPEVQEGASSVWAQYTLVLQDRDELAALCRQAGIPAAVYYPVPLHAQPGYRRFPATPTGLTNAEWLAKHVISLPIHPYLDAETQDAIMQTVRRGLQAVGKLSLDAQYA
- a CDS encoding Gfo/Idh/MocA family protein, with product MADPIRVAVVGAGYFGRFHAKHYAAAPRAKLVAVVDTDEARARTVAAEAGCEYFCDYHSLVGRVDAVSVAAPTPAHFQIARDLMAAGLHVFVEKPLTDSVESASTLAELAESQGRVLQVGHVERYSAAFRALAKRVTRPLYIESYRIAPWRERGVEVDVILDLMIHDIDIVMGLVGSPVTQVEAVGTPVLSGTTDLANARLVFESGCVANITASRVSYKTERRVRVFQPNQYVICDMAEGRIFQYQLRGNPAVEGPAAIASDSVEIPKEDSLANEISEFLDCVATGRRPTVDGRAGCEAVRVAGMINASIGAHHEAALALSEV